A genomic window from Montipora capricornis isolate CH-2021 chromosome 8, ASM3666992v2, whole genome shotgun sequence includes:
- the LOC138060554 gene encoding uncharacterized protein → MLTYFMLLSWRFIGFALYSIHATDCFFREKVASYRCKNFTIFSYANELEISWQVSSFINSLIVILVLVTVPSYGGYCSALRNNSKHARFWSLFAQLTVAVCYNIIVICTETVGISKVIEVMFIFGEISSTLVVYLWNTVPSPWKEPRDPAKNLAYTLTLAVFILENLYLFILISTQTAFQVTGVNNFRQTPSTLQAVTIVVNAGEATFYYAIMKFFWNKWFDDRRNLLINDNV, encoded by the coding sequence ATGTTAACGTATTTTATGCTTCTTTCATGGCGATTCATCGGCTTTGCGCTCTACAGCATTCATGCCACAGATTGCTTCTTCCGGGAAAAGGTTGCTAGTTATCGCTGCAAAAACTTCACGATCTTCTCGTACGCAAATGAACTGGAAATAAGCTGGCAAGTGAGTTCGTTTATCAACTCTCTGATTGTTATTCTTGTTCTTGTGACAGTGCCTAGCTATGGGGGATATTGTTCCGCTCTTCGAAACAACTCGAAACATGCCCGGTTTTGGTCACTTTTTGCTCAGTTGACAGTTGCTGTTTGTTACAACATCATTGTCATTTGCACTGAGACAGTTGGGATAAGTAAAGTTATTGAGGTTATGTTCATTTTCGGAGAGATTTCCTCCACTCTCGTCGTGTATCTGTGGAATACTGTGCCCTCGCCTTGGAAGGAACCTAGAGACCCCGCTAAGAATTTGGCGTATACGCTTACTTTGGCTGTATTCATTCTGGAGAATTTGTATTTATTCATCTTGATATCCACGCAAACAGCTTTCCAAGTAACGGGAGTGAACAACTTTCGTCAAACCCCATCCACACTACAGGCAGTTACTATAGTGGTCAATGCTGGAGAAGCCACCTTTTATTACGCCATAATGAAGTTTTTCTGGAATAAGTGGTTTGATGATCGAAGAAATCTTTTGATCAATGATAATGTTTGA